DNA sequence from the Methanolobus psychrophilus R15 genome:
CGTAAAGCGCGGTAAGCCTGCCCCCGAACCATACTTGAAAGCTGTCTCCATGTTAAAAATAGGTAAAAAGGAGTGCTTCGTTGTGGAGAACGCTCCCATGGGTGTGGATTCAGCTCTCAGTGCCGGACTCTGCTGTATTGCAGTGCCAACTTACCTTGCACCTGAAAAACTAAGCAGGGCTAACCTTTTTATTCCTGACCACAGGGAACTGGTAAACTACCTCCTTGATCTTGAACCCACAAGCAACGTCTGCCTTTAGTGTTTAAAGTCTCAGTCTTTGAAGTAATTGCATTTAATGCCGCTGCTGTCCGAGCACTGGTTGCAGGAAACGCATTTGACTGCATCAGCCTGTCCGTTCCTGAGTTTAACCACCAGGTCCGGCTCGGCAATAAACGGCCTGCTGAGGGATATCATGTCAGCATATTCCTCTTTAAGCAGCATTTCCATGACTGCCTTGGACCTGATGCCACCTACAAGTATAATAGGGATGTCCACCGCTTCTTTCATCATTCCGGAGTATTCCCTGTAGTAAGCCTCCTCTTCCGGCGAGCTTATTTTTGTCCTGAACATCTCGTCCCCCGCATCAGCGATCCCTCCGCTGACCTCGATGGCACAGACCCCGTTATCAGCCAGTATCTTTGCTATCCCTATGGATTCCGGAGCATCAAGGGAATTCTTTTTGGAACCTTTAGAAAAACCGTCCGTAACGTTCAGCTTGACCATTATTGGATAGTCGCCGACCAGCTCCCGGGATCTTTTAATTATATCAAGAATTACCTGCGTGCGTTTTATTGTGCTGCCTCCCCACCTGTCCCTCCTGCGGTTGGTATAGGGCGAGATGAAGTTGCTTAGCAGGAAACCGTGGGCGCAATGCAACTGTACTGCATCAAAACCTGCTTCTTTGCATCTCCTGACAGCCTGTGCAAAGTCCTCTATGGTTTCCAGGATCTC
Encoded proteins:
- a CDS encoding NADH:flavin oxidoreductase/NADH oxidase — encoded protein: MYDELAMNEVGLIITGYAYVNPKGKSDHLQQGIYDDRFIGPYREIVSRVHAQGGRIVLQVVHGGRQTMISTDNPYALAPSAVTLKGTGITPEEMSEQEILETIEDFAQAVRRCKEAGFDAVQLHCAHGFLLSNFISPYTNRRRDRWGGSTIKRTQVILDIIKRSRELVGDYPIMVKLNVTDGFSKGSKKNSLDAPESIGIAKILADNGVCAIEVSGGIADAGDEMFRTKISSPEEEAYYREYSGMMKEAVDIPIILVGGIRSKAVMEMLLKEEYADMISLSRPFIAEPDLVVKLRNGQADAVKCVSCNQCSDSSGIKCNYFKD